Proteins from one Oryza sativa Japonica Group chromosome 12, ASM3414082v1 genomic window:
- the LOC4352101 gene encoding O-fucosyltransferase 1 isoform X1, protein MRRGGEAWLRRGGGAGKSPPRMCVAVAVLVAGTVWLCASSAGFMGGPYGGYRVQDVDVNKLWTTAGSNGWRASSAPRSYWPPPPAETNGYLRVRCNGGLNQQRSAICNAVVAARIMNATLVLPELDTNSFWRDKSGFPGIYDVPHFLKTLKHDVHIVTSLPGIMSKGKTKKLKAHKIVPPRDAPLSWYTTLALEEMKKYGAIYLTPFSHRLAEDIDDPELQRLRCRVNYHALRFKPHIMKISNEIVNKLRSEGHFMSIHLRFEMDMLAFAGCIDIFTPEEQKILIEYREKNFAKKILVYKDRRIIGKCPLTPEEVGLILRAIGFDNSTRIYLASGEIFGGDRFMSPFRAMFPRLDNHSSVGPEKLEENTRGLAGSAVDYMVCLLSDIFMPTYDGPSNFANNLMGHRLYYGFQTTITPNRKALAPIFMDREEGHVTGFEDRVRQVMFNTHFGGPHKRIHPESFYTNSWPECFCHMNPMNPSDKCPSDDPHDVLGGQLQNEEIEDVDLKTTDKIESITQIEETMI, encoded by the exons GGAGGGGAGGCCTGgctccggcgcggcggaggcgcggggaaGTCGCCGCCGCGGATGTGCGTCGCGGTGGCGGTGCTCGTCGCCGGAACCGTCTGGCTCTGCGCGTCATCGGCGGGCTTCATGGGAGGCCCCTACGGCGGCTACAGGGTTCAG GATGTTGATGTGAATAAGTTGTGGACGACTGCTGGTTCAAATGGTTGGAGAGCATCTTCTGCACCACGGTCATATTGGCCTC CCCCTCCAGCTGAGACTAATGGATACTTGCGTGTTCGGTGCAATGGCGGATTGAATCAACAAAGAAGTGCT ATATGTAATGCTGTTGTTGCAGCTCGTATAATGAATGCTACATTAGTTCTACCAGAGCTTGATACAAATTCTTTCTGGCGGGATAAAAG TGGTTTTCCAGGTATCTATGATGTTCCCCATTTTCTGAAGACTTTAAAACATGATGTTCATATTGTTACAAGCCTGCCCGGGATTATGTCAAAAGGGAAGACTAAGAAGCTCAAAGCTCATAAG attgtgCCACCTAGAGATGCTCCGCTAAGTTGGTATACAACATTGGCTTTGGAAGAAATGAAGAAGTATGGGGCTATATATTTAACTCCTTTCTCACACCGCTTAGCAGAAGATATTGATGATCCAGAGCTCCAGAGGTTGAGATGCCGAGTGAATTACCACGCACTACGATTTAAGCCACATATCATGAAAATTAGCAATGAGATAGTGAACAAGCTACGGTCTGAAGGCCACTTCATGTCAATTCATCTTCGATTTGAGATGGACATGCTTGCTTTTGCTGG ATGCATTGATATATTTACCCCAGAAGAACAGAAAATTCTGATCGAATACCGTGAAAAAAATTTTGCAAAGAAAATCCTTGTTTACAAGGATAGAAGAATCATAGGGAAGTGCCCCTTGACTCCAGAAGAG GTGGGCCTTATCCTTCGTGCCATTGGTTTTGACAATTCAACCCGTATTTATCTTGCATCTGGTGAGATATTTGGTGGTGATCGATTCATGAGTCCATTTAGAGCAATGTTTCCTCGCCTAGATAACCACAGTTCAGTTGGACCTGAAAAGCTGGAAGAAAATACTCGAGGCTTGGCTGGATCAGCAGTAGATTATATGGTCTGTCTCCTGTCGGATATCTTCATGCCCACGTACGATGGTCCAAGCAACTTTGCAAACAACCTCATGGGCCACCGCCTCTACTATGGCTTCCAGACAACAATTACACCAAACAGGAAGGCCCTTGCTCCAATATTCATGGACAGGGAGGAAGGCCATGTAACCGGTTTTGAGGATCGAGTCAGGCAAGTAATGTTCAACACACACTTTGGCGGTCCACACAAGCGCATTCATCCAGAGTCTTTCTATACAAACTCATGGCCTGAGTGCTTCTGCCATATGAACCCAATGAATCCATCTGACAAGTGCCCCTCGGATGATCCACATGACGTTCTAGGTGGTCAGTTGCAGAATGAAGAAATTGAAGATGTAGATTTGAAGACCACTGACAAGATTGAGTCTATTACCCAAATTGAAGAGACTATGATTTAA
- the LOC4352101 gene encoding O-fucosyltransferase 1 isoform X2 has translation MCVAVAVLVAGTVWLCASSAGFMGGPYGGYRVQDVDVNKLWTTAGSNGWRASSAPRSYWPPPPAETNGYLRVRCNGGLNQQRSAICNAVVAARIMNATLVLPELDTNSFWRDKSGFPGIYDVPHFLKTLKHDVHIVTSLPGIMSKGKTKKLKAHKIVPPRDAPLSWYTTLALEEMKKYGAIYLTPFSHRLAEDIDDPELQRLRCRVNYHALRFKPHIMKISNEIVNKLRSEGHFMSIHLRFEMDMLAFAGCIDIFTPEEQKILIEYREKNFAKKILVYKDRRIIGKCPLTPEEVGLILRAIGFDNSTRIYLASGEIFGGDRFMSPFRAMFPRLDNHSSVGPEKLEENTRGLAGSAVDYMVCLLSDIFMPTYDGPSNFANNLMGHRLYYGFQTTITPNRKALAPIFMDREEGHVTGFEDRVRQVMFNTHFGGPHKRIHPESFYTNSWPECFCHMNPMNPSDKCPSDDPHDVLGGQLQNEEIEDVDLKTTDKIESITQIEETMI, from the exons ATGTGCGTCGCGGTGGCGGTGCTCGTCGCCGGAACCGTCTGGCTCTGCGCGTCATCGGCGGGCTTCATGGGAGGCCCCTACGGCGGCTACAGGGTTCAG GATGTTGATGTGAATAAGTTGTGGACGACTGCTGGTTCAAATGGTTGGAGAGCATCTTCTGCACCACGGTCATATTGGCCTC CCCCTCCAGCTGAGACTAATGGATACTTGCGTGTTCGGTGCAATGGCGGATTGAATCAACAAAGAAGTGCT ATATGTAATGCTGTTGTTGCAGCTCGTATAATGAATGCTACATTAGTTCTACCAGAGCTTGATACAAATTCTTTCTGGCGGGATAAAAG TGGTTTTCCAGGTATCTATGATGTTCCCCATTTTCTGAAGACTTTAAAACATGATGTTCATATTGTTACAAGCCTGCCCGGGATTATGTCAAAAGGGAAGACTAAGAAGCTCAAAGCTCATAAG attgtgCCACCTAGAGATGCTCCGCTAAGTTGGTATACAACATTGGCTTTGGAAGAAATGAAGAAGTATGGGGCTATATATTTAACTCCTTTCTCACACCGCTTAGCAGAAGATATTGATGATCCAGAGCTCCAGAGGTTGAGATGCCGAGTGAATTACCACGCACTACGATTTAAGCCACATATCATGAAAATTAGCAATGAGATAGTGAACAAGCTACGGTCTGAAGGCCACTTCATGTCAATTCATCTTCGATTTGAGATGGACATGCTTGCTTTTGCTGG ATGCATTGATATATTTACCCCAGAAGAACAGAAAATTCTGATCGAATACCGTGAAAAAAATTTTGCAAAGAAAATCCTTGTTTACAAGGATAGAAGAATCATAGGGAAGTGCCCCTTGACTCCAGAAGAG GTGGGCCTTATCCTTCGTGCCATTGGTTTTGACAATTCAACCCGTATTTATCTTGCATCTGGTGAGATATTTGGTGGTGATCGATTCATGAGTCCATTTAGAGCAATGTTTCCTCGCCTAGATAACCACAGTTCAGTTGGACCTGAAAAGCTGGAAGAAAATACTCGAGGCTTGGCTGGATCAGCAGTAGATTATATGGTCTGTCTCCTGTCGGATATCTTCATGCCCACGTACGATGGTCCAAGCAACTTTGCAAACAACCTCATGGGCCACCGCCTCTACTATGGCTTCCAGACAACAATTACACCAAACAGGAAGGCCCTTGCTCCAATATTCATGGACAGGGAGGAAGGCCATGTAACCGGTTTTGAGGATCGAGTCAGGCAAGTAATGTTCAACACACACTTTGGCGGTCCACACAAGCGCATTCATCCAGAGTCTTTCTATACAAACTCATGGCCTGAGTGCTTCTGCCATATGAACCCAATGAATCCATCTGACAAGTGCCCCTCGGATGATCCACATGACGTTCTAGGTGGTCAGTTGCAGAATGAAGAAATTGAAGATGTAGATTTGAAGACCACTGACAAGATTGAGTCTATTACCCAAATTGAAGAGACTATGATTTAA